The following are from one region of the Staphylococcus argenteus genome:
- the mhqD gene encoding methylhydroquinone degradation carboxylesterase MhqD produces MEHIFREGQKGAPTLILLHGTGGDEFDLLPLGEALNENYHLLSIRGQVSENGMNRYFKRLGEGVYDEEDLEFRGQELLDFIKEAAERYDFDIEKAVLVGFSNGSNIAINLMLRSEAPFKKALLYAPLYPIEVMSTKNLSDVSVLLSMGKHDPIVPLAASEKVINLFKTRGAQIEEVWVNGHEITETGLTTGQQILEK; encoded by the coding sequence ATGGAACATATTTTTAGAGAAGGACAAAAAGGTGCGCCAACGCTAATATTATTGCATGGTACAGGTGGCGATGAGTTCGATTTATTGCCATTAGGCGAAGCATTGAATGAGAATTATCACTTGTTAAGTATTAGAGGACAAGTTTCAGAAAATGGGATGAACCGGTATTTCAAACGTCTTGGTGAAGGTGTTTATGATGAAGAAGATTTGGAATTTCGTGGACAAGAATTGTTAGATTTCATTAAAGAAGCTGCTGAGCGTTATGATTTTGATATTGAAAAGGCTGTACTTGTAGGATTTTCAAATGGATCAAATATAGCGATTAACTTAATGTTGCGCTCAGAAGCACCATTTAAAAAAGCATTGTTATATGCACCGTTATATCCAATTGAAGTAATGTCAACAAAGAATTTATCAGATGTCAGTGTGTTGCTTTCTATGGGAAAACATGATCCTATTGTGCCATTAGCTGCAAGTGAAAAAGTCATTAACTTGTTTAAGACACGTGGGGCACAAATCGAAGAAGTTTGGGTGAATGGTCATGAAATTACAGAAACTGGATTAACGACTGGGCAACAGATACTTGAGAAATAA
- the mhqE gene encoding ring-cleaving dioxygenase MhqE, whose amino-acid sequence MTNNHKLLGIHHVTAITDNAERNYKFFTEVLGMRLVKKTVNQDDIYTYHTFFADDVGSAGTDMTFFDFPNIPKGQAGTNSITRPSFRVPNDDALMYYEHRFNEFGVKHGGIQELFGKKVLPFEEVDGQVYQLISDELNEGVAPGVPWKNGPVPIDKAIYGLGPIEIKVSYFDDFKNILETVYGMTTIAHEDNVALLEVGEGGNGGQVILIKDDKGPAARQGYGEVHHVSFRVKDHDAIEAWATKYKELGINNSGIVNRFYFEALYARVGHILIEISTDGPGFMEDEPYETLGEGLSLPPFLENKREYIESEVRPFNTKRQHD is encoded by the coding sequence ATGACAAATAATCATAAATTACTAGGTATACACCATGTAACTGCTATAACAGATAATGCAGAACGTAATTATAAATTTTTTACAGAAGTATTAGGCATGCGTTTAGTTAAAAAGACAGTTAATCAAGATGATATTTATACGTATCACACATTTTTTGCAGATGATGTAGGTTCGGCAGGTACAGATATGACGTTCTTTGATTTTCCAAATATTCCAAAAGGGCAGGCAGGAACAAATTCCATTACAAGACCGTCTTTTAGAGTGCCTAACGATGACGCATTAATGTATTATGAACATCGCTTTAATGAATTTGGTGTTAAACACGGTGGTATTCAAGAACTATTTGGTAAAAAAGTGTTGCCATTTGAAGAAGTAGACGGCCAAGTGTATCAATTAATTTCAGATGAGTTAAATGAAGGTGTAGCACCTGGTGTACCATGGAAGAATGGACCGGTTCCAATAGATAAAGCGATTTATGGCTTAGGACCCATTGAAATTAAAGTGAGTTATTTTGACGACTTTAAAAATATTTTAGAGACTGTTTACGGTATGACAACTATTGCACATGAAGATAATGTCGCATTACTTGAAGTTGGCGAAGGTGGTAATGGTGGCCAGGTAATCTTAATAAAAGATGATAAAGGGCCAGCAGCACGTCAAGGTTATGGTGAAGTACATCATGTGTCATTTCGTGTAAAGGACCATGATGCAATAGAAGCTTGGGCAACGAAATATAAAGAATTAGGTATTAACAACTCAGGCATCGTTAATCGTTTCTATTTTGAAGCATTATATGCACGTGTGGGTCATATTTTAATAGAAATTTCAACAGATGGACCAGGATTTATGGAAGATGAACCATATGAAACATTAGGCGAAGGATTATCATTACCACCATTTTTAGAAAATAAAAGAGAATATATAGAATCAGAAGTTAGACCTTTTAATACGAAGCGTCAACATGATTAA
- the mhqR gene encoding MarR family transcriptional regulator MhqR translates to MDRTKQSLNVFVGMNRALDTLEQITKEDVKRYGLNITEFAVLELLYNKGPQPIQRIRDRVLIASSSISYVVSQLEDKGWITREKDKDDKRVYMACLTEKGQSQMADIFPKHAETLTKAFDVLTKDELTILQQAFKKLSAQSTEV, encoded by the coding sequence ATGGATCGAACGAAACAATCGCTCAATGTTTTTGTCGGAATGAATAGGGCATTAGACACATTAGAGCAAATTACAAAAGAAGACGTAAAGCGATATGGCTTAAATATTACTGAATTTGCAGTGCTTGAGTTGCTTTATAACAAAGGTCCGCAACCAATTCAACGTATTAGAGACCGCGTATTAATTGCAAGTAGCAGCATTTCATATGTTGTAAGCCAATTAGAGGACAAAGGTTGGATTACACGTGAAAAGGATAAAGATGATAAACGTGTATACATGGCTTGTTTAACTGAAAAAGGTCAAAGTCAAATGGCAGATATTTTCCCTAAGCATGCTGAGACATTAACAAAGGCATTTGATGTGTTAACAAAGGATGAATTAACAATCTTACAACAAGCGTTTAAGAAACTAAGTGCACAATCTACAGAAGTGTAA